One genomic window of Luteitalea pratensis includes the following:
- a CDS encoding serine hydrolase domain-containing protein, producing the protein MGSTRGRAEAALAVLLATVMVVVGAGAVWVLSTAPVHQNAAAVPSTADDAPSVPYAGPAEESGRLARALAAGDNLPGVSVAVAVNGEIVWAEGFGWADVEGRTTLTPLTRFRLGALSKPLTAVAAALLHDRGRLDLDAPIQRYVRAYPPKQWTVTTRQLLGDIAGVHRIRGDNNDAMPVSHCESLGEAVALLADDPLLFEPGTQHRYSIWGWILVSAVVEGAAGESFSRFMAHQVFEPLAMTRTVVAETAGLDSAHPFYAPRAMLRPQLGVEEAKRPDYSCLAGAGAFLSTPSDLVRLGSAMLKPGLLKADTIAAFQTPARLPSGASTTYALGWTVSKVQLGGEPARMVSHRGSPSGGTVSLLTFPDLGLAVAVAANVTEARGLHSFALQVAESFVRSRNRQPLPPRSRLEAQSLIPGAESQPVDGSTPAH; encoded by the coding sequence GTGGGATCGACACGCGGGCGGGCTGAGGCGGCGCTCGCCGTCCTCCTTGCCACAGTCATGGTGGTCGTGGGCGCCGGAGCCGTCTGGGTCCTGTCCACGGCGCCCGTTCACCAGAACGCCGCTGCGGTGCCGTCAACGGCGGATGACGCGCCATCGGTCCCGTACGCGGGTCCCGCCGAGGAGTCCGGGCGGCTCGCTCGCGCGCTGGCCGCAGGCGACAATCTGCCAGGCGTCTCTGTGGCCGTCGCCGTCAATGGCGAAATCGTTTGGGCTGAAGGCTTCGGCTGGGCCGACGTCGAGGGCCGCACCACGCTCACGCCGCTCACGCGTTTCCGTCTGGGGGCCCTCTCGAAACCGCTGACGGCGGTGGCTGCCGCTCTGCTGCACGACCGCGGGCGCCTCGATCTCGACGCGCCGATTCAGCGCTACGTTCGGGCCTACCCACCGAAGCAATGGACGGTCACCACACGCCAGTTGTTGGGCGACATCGCGGGCGTCCACCGCATCCGCGGCGACAACAACGACGCCATGCCCGTCAGCCATTGTGAGAGCCTCGGCGAGGCTGTGGCGCTGCTGGCCGACGACCCGCTGCTGTTCGAGCCGGGCACGCAGCACCGGTACTCCATCTGGGGCTGGATTCTCGTCAGTGCCGTGGTCGAGGGAGCGGCCGGGGAGTCCTTCAGTCGCTTCATGGCTCACCAGGTGTTCGAGCCGCTCGCCATGACGCGCACTGTCGTCGCGGAAACCGCCGGTCTTGACAGCGCTCACCCGTTCTACGCGCCGCGCGCGATGCTGCGTCCCCAGCTCGGCGTCGAGGAGGCGAAGCGGCCGGACTACTCCTGCCTGGCGGGTGCGGGGGCATTTCTCTCGACCCCGTCGGACCTGGTGCGCCTCGGTTCAGCGATGCTGAAGCCTGGCCTGTTGAAGGCTGACACGATCGCCGCCTTTCAAACTCCCGCGCGGCTTCCGTCCGGCGCCTCCACGACCTACGCGCTGGGCTGGACTGTCAGCAAGGTGCAACTCGGTGGCGAGCCGGCACGGATGGTCAGTCATCGGGGCAGTCCCTCGGGCGGCACCGTCTCGCTCCTGACATTCCCCGACCTCGGTCTCGCGGTTGCCGTCGCCGCCAACGTGACGGAGGCCAGGGGCCTGCATTCCTTCGCTCTGCAAGTGGCCGAATCGTTTGTCAGGTCCCGGAATCGTCAGCCGTTGCCGCCACGCTCGAGGCTCGAGGCGCAATCCCTGATCCCCGGTGCCGAATCCCAGCCCGTCGACGGCAGCACGCCAGCGCATTGA
- a CDS encoding PadR family transcriptional regulator: protein MTKRDVQQGTLALMVLKTLEVLGPLHGFGIARRIEQISGDLLAVNQGTLYPVLLKLEHEGAIASEWGTSDNNRRARFYRLTPAGRRRLRVEAQDWAQTTALMDRFIAVKAEDLT, encoded by the coding sequence GTGACCAAGCGGGATGTTCAGCAGGGCACTCTGGCACTCATGGTGCTGAAGACGCTGGAAGTGCTCGGGCCACTGCACGGATTCGGGATCGCCCGCCGCATCGAACAGATCAGCGGCGACCTGCTTGCCGTCAATCAGGGCACGTTGTATCCGGTGCTCCTGAAACTCGAACACGAGGGGGCGATTGCCTCGGAGTGGGGTACCTCGGACAACAACCGGCGGGCGCGGTTCTATCGGCTGACACCGGCCGGTCGCCGCCGTCTCCGCGTCGAGGCGCAGGACTGGGCACAGACGACGGCGCTGATGGATCGGTTCATCGCCGTCAAGGCGGAGGACCTGACCTGA